In Primulina eburnea isolate SZY01 chromosome 3, ASM2296580v1, whole genome shotgun sequence, one DNA window encodes the following:
- the LOC140827739 gene encoding probably inactive leucine-rich repeat receptor-like protein kinase At3g28040 — protein MKSFAVLMLATFLSAAFLRGCFSEETLQLNDDVLGLIVFKSALQDPWRNLESWNEDENSPCGWKFVKCNSKTGRVTEISLDGLDLSGKFGRGLEKLLSLKVLSLSNNKISGGINPELALVTSLERLNLSNNNLSGKIPSFLDNMSSIQFIDLSQNYLSGSVSDSMFENCSTLRFLSLARNFLEGQIPGSVAKCAVLNHLNLSNNRFSGNPRFSEGIWSLTRLRTLDLSNNALSGSVPVGIAVLHNMKHVFLNGNQFSGSLPADIGLCPHLNTLDFSRNLFAEMIPESFQRLTALSYLNLSNNLLTGDFPQWISKLSNLEYIDFSRNGLMGSLPMSMGDLKSLKFLSLSENKLSGTIPESMGDYSSLTVIRLRRNGFNGSIPKGLFGMNLDEMDLSRNDLTGSIPSASSKIFESLQILDLSDNSLTGEIPAEIGLSAKLGYLNLSWNHLESRMPPELGYFQNLSVLDLRNNGLIGAVPGDICDSVSLAILQLDGNSLTGPIPEDIGNCTSLYLLSLSHNNLSGPIPRTMSMLNKLKILKLEFNELTGEIPQDLGKLENLLIANVSYNRLVGRLPSGGIFPTLDVSAIQGNLGICSPLLNGPCKLNVPKPLVLDPYAYGNLGGDRDKTDSLHPSSTNSTNFRHHRFLSVSSLVAISAAALIAVGVMVISLLNASARRKISYIENALESMCSSSTRSANLATGKLVLFDSKSTPDWLSTSIELILNKATEIGDGVFGTVYRASLGSEGTVVAIKKLVTGNTLQYQEEFDREVRILGKARHPNLISLKGYYWTPHLQLLVSDYAAEGSLQGKLHKQTSSFVPLLWPHRFKIVLGTAKGLAYLHHSFRPPIIHYNIKPGNILLDEDLNPKISDFGLARLLTKLDKHVVSNRFQSAPGYVAPELACQSLRVNEKCDVYGFGVLILELVTGRRPVEYGEDNVVILSDHVRVLLEQGNVLDCVDPGMGEYPEEEVLPVLKLALVCTSQIPSSRPSMAEVVQILQVIQTPVAHRIEAF, from the exons ATGAAGTCTTTTGCGGTGTTGATGTTAGCTACATTCCTGTCAGCAGCATTTCTAAGAGGGTGTTTCAGTGAAGAAACTCTGCAACTCAACGACGATGTTTTAGGCCTTATAGTGTTCAAATCAGCTCTTCAAGATCCTTGGAGAAACCTGGAATCATGGAATGAAGATGAAAACTCCCCCTGTGGATGGAAATTCGTGAAATGCAACTCCAAAACAGGCCGTGTCACGGAGATTTCACTCGATGGGCTGGATTTGTCGGGGAAGTTTGGTAGGGGCCTGGAGAAGTTGCTTTCCTTGAAGGTACTTTCTTTATCCAATAACAAGATTTCGGGTGGTATAAATCCAGAGTTGGCTCTTGTTACAAGTCTTGAGAGGCTGAATCTCAGCAACAATAATCTTTCAGGCAAAATCCCTTCGTTTCTTGATAACATGAGTTCGATTCAGTTCATTGATCTGTCACAGAATTATTTATCAGGGTCTGTTTCTGATAGCATGTTTGAAAACTGTTCCACTCTTCGGTTTTTGTCTTTAGCTCGAAATTTTCTTGAAGGACAAATTCCAGGCTCTGTTGCTAAATGTGCTGTTCTGAATCACCTTAACTTGTCAAACAATCGTTTTTCTGGAAACCCGAGATTTTCCGAGGGAATTTGGTCGCTAACAAGGCTTCGAACGTTGGATCTTTCAAACAATGCTTTATCCGGTTCAGTACCGGTTGGTATCGCTGTTCTACATAACATGAAACATGTGTTTTTAAACGGAAATCAGTTTTCAGGATCCTTGCCAGCTGATATTGGCCTGTGCCCACATCTAAATACATTGGACTTTAGCCGTAATCTCTTCGCAGAAATGATTCCAGAGAGTTTTCAAAGGCTAACAGCTCTTAGTTATTTGAATTTATCCAATAACTTGCTTACAGGAGATTTCCCTCAATGGATCAGTAAACTGAGCAACCTGGAATACAttgatttttcaagaaatggttTAATGGGATCTCTACCAATGTCAATGGGAGACCTGAAATCTTTAAAGTTTCTGAGTCTCTCTGAGAACAAATTGAGTGGAACCATTCCAGAGTCCATGGGAGATTACTCAAGCTTAACAGTAATCAGGTTGAGAAGAAATGGCTTCAATGGAAGTATTCCCAAGGGGTTATTTGGTATGAACTTAGATGAAATGGATCTTTCACGAAATGATCTTACGGGTTCGATTCCTTCTGCTTCGAGTAAAATCTTTGAGTCCCTTCAGATATTGGATCTCTCAGATAATAGTCTCACTGGAGAAATTCCAGCAGAAATTGGCCTTTCTGCCAAGCTAGGATACTTGAATCTATCTTGGAACCATTTGGAATCGAGAATGCCTCCAGAGCTCGGGTATTTTCAGAATTTGTCCGTGTTGGATCTTAGAAACAATGGCTTAATTGGAGCGGTTCCGGGTGATATATGTGATTCTGTCAGCTTGGCAATCCTACAGCTTGATGGAAATTCATTGACAGGTCCAATTCCTGAAGACATAGGCAACTGCACTTCACTCTACTTGCT GAGCTTGTCCCATAACAATTTGAGTGGTCCAATTCCCAGAACAATGTCGATGTTAAACAAGCTCAAGATTCTGAAGTTGGAGTTCAACGAATTGACTGGAGAAATACCTCAAGATCTTGGAAAGCTTGAAAATCTCTTGATTGCTAATGTATCCTACAATCGGCTTGTGGGTCGACTGCCTTCTGGAGGCATTTTTCCAACGTTAGATGTTAGCGCGATCCAGGGTAATTTGGGTATTTGCTCACCTTTATTGAACGGGCCATGTAAGCTTAATGTCCCTAAGCCTTTGGTTCTTGATCCATATGCTTATGGCAATCTAGGAGGGGATCGAGACAAAACTGATAGCCTACACCCGAGTAGTACCAATTCCACAAACTTTAGGCATCACAGGTTCCTTAGTGTTTCATCTTTGGTGGCAATATCGGCTGCAGCTTTGATTGCTGTCGGGGTAATGGTGATAAGCTTGTTGAATGCTTCGGCTCGGAGGAAGATTTCTTACATAGAGAATGCTTTAGAAAGCATGTGTTCAAGCTCCACAAGATCGGCTAACTTGGCAACTGGAAAACTCGTTCTTTTCGACTCAAAATCGACTCCTGATTGGCTGAGTACTAGTATTGAACTGATACTAAACAAGGCCACTGAAATTGGTGATGGGGTATTTGGTACGGTGTACAGGGCTTCATTGGGGAGTGAAGGAACAGTAGTGGCAATCAAGAAACTGGTGACAGGCAATACTCTTCAGTATCAAGAAGAATTCGACAGAGAAGTAAGAATTCTTGGAAAAGCGAGACATCCGAATCTGATTTCATTGAAAGGATATTACTGGACTCCACATTTGCAGCTTCTTGTATCAGATTATGCAGCTGAAGGAAGCTTGCAGGGCAAATTACACAAGCAGACGTCGTCTTTTGTCCCACTTCTATGGCCTCACCGGTTCAAGATAGTGCTAGGAACAGCGAAGGGACTCGCCTATTTGCACCATTCGTTCCGTCCCCCCATCATCCACTACAACATAAAACCTGGCAACATTCTCCTAGACGAGGAtctgaacccaaaaatttcCGATTTCGGACTTGCAAGGCTTCTAACTAAGCTCGATAAGCATGTTGTGAGCAACCGGTTTCAGAGTGCACCTGGATATGTGGCCCCAGAATTAGCATGCCAGAGCTTAAGGGTCAACGAAAAATGCGACGTATATGGCTTCGGTGTGCTGATTCTTGAGCTGGTGACAGGTAGGAGGCCGGTCGAGTACGGAGAAGATAACGTCGTGATATTGAGTGATCATGTTAGAGTTTTGCTAGAACAAGGAAACGTGTTGGATTGTGTGGATCCGGGCATGGGAGAGTATCCCGAAGAGGAGGTTCTTCCGGTACTTAAACTGGCCTTGGTGTGCACTTCCCAAATACCTTCAAGCAGGCCTTCAATGGCAGAAGTGGTGCAAATACTGCAAGTCATACAGACCCCAGTAGCACACAGAATTGAAGCTTTCTGA
- the LOC140827414 gene encoding uncharacterized protein, which produces SPSQITLRPFTPDDADDLLSWAGDDRVTRNLTWDTLTSKEEAITFIQQVCIPHPWRRCICIDNRSIGFVSVWPGSQDQRCRGDIGYAIGFKYWGQGIATIAVKMAIPQVWKDFPEIVRLQAVVKVENKASQRVLEKAGFTKEGLLRKYMYFKGNILDLFLFSILSTEVC; this is translated from the coding sequence TCCCCATCGCAGATCACACTACGCCCCTTCACGCCCGACGATGCCGACGACTTGCTGTCATGGGCTGGCGATGATCGAGTAACAAGAAACTTAACTTGGGACACTCTGACATCAAAAGAAGAGGCCATAACTTTCATCCAACAAGTGTGTATCCCCCACCCTTGGCGTCGATGCATATGCATCGACAACCGCTCGATCGGGTTCGTGTCGGTGTGGCCGGGATCACAGGACCAGAGGTGTCGAGGGGACATCGGATATGCCATAGGATTCAAGTATTGGGGACAAGGGATCGCAACGATTGCTGTGAAGATGGCCATTCCACAGGTGTGGAAGGACTTTCCTGAGATAGTAAGGCTGCAGGCTGTTGTAAAAGTCGAGAACAAGGCTTCACAAAGAGTGTTGGAAAAAGCTGGATTCACAAAGGAAGGTttgttgaggaagtatatgtATTTTAAAGGGAACATTCTAGACTTGTTTTTGTTTAGCATTCTGTCCACTGAAGTGTGTTAA
- the LOC140827740 gene encoding eukaryotic translation initiation factor 3 subunit H: protein MANNAARSFLQVAATEEATPPLRVVQIEGLAILKIVKHCKEFSPALVTGQLLGLDVGSVLEVTNCFPFPIREEDEEIEAEGATYQLEMMRCLREVNVDNNTVGWYQSTLFGSYQTLELIETFMNYQDNIRRCVCIIYDPSRSNQGVLALKALKLSDSFMELYRSNNFTGEKLREKNLSWVDIFEEIPIKVSNSALINAFMTELEADTPVTRCDYERFQLSTNPLLERNVEFLIECMDDLSMEQQKFQYYYRNLSRQQAQQQAWLQKRRAENMSRKNAGEEPLPEEDPSNPIFKPIPEPSRLDSFLITNQIANYCNQINGVAGQSFSRLYLTKALHEN, encoded by the exons ATGGCAAACA ATGCTGCGCGGTCATTTTTGCAAGTTGCAGCGACGGAGGAGGCGACGCCACCACTCAGAGTCGTCCAGATCGAAGGATTG GCTATTCTGAAGATAGTAAAGCACTGCAAGGAGTTCTCGCCTGCTTTGGTAACTGGGCAGCTTCTGGGGTTGGATGTTGGTAGTGTCCTTGAAGTCACTAATTGCTTTCCATTTCCG ATCCGGGAGGAAGATGAGGAGATTGAAGCTGAGGGTGCTACTTATCAGCTTGAGATGATGAGGTGCCTTAGAGAAGTTAATGTTGACAATAACACCGTTGGATG GTATCAATCAACTTTGTTTGGCTCTTATCAGACCTTGGAATTAATAGAGACCTTTATGAATTACCAG GATAACATAAGGAGATGTGTCTGTATTATTTATGATCCATCAAGATCTAACCAAGGTGTCCTGGCACTGAAGGCCTTAAAGCTTTCTGATTCATTCATGGAGCTGTATCGCAGTAATAACTTTACAGGAGAGAA GTTGAGGGAGAAGAATCTTTCATGGGTGGATATCTTTGAGGAGATCCCT ATTAAGGTTTCAAATTCTGCTCTCATCAATGCTTTTATGACCGAACTGGAAGCTGATACTCCTGTCACGCGA TGTGACTATGAAAGGTTTCAATTGTCAACCAATCCTCTTTTAGAGAGAAATGTCGAGTTTCTGATCGAGTGCATGGATGATTTGTCCATGGAACAACAAAAG TTTCAATATTATTATCGCAATCTCTCTCGTCAACAAGCCCAACAGCAAGCGTGGCTTCAAAAAAGAAG GGCTGAAAACATGTCTCGAAAAAATGCTGGGGAAGAGCCATTACCTGAAGAGGATCCTTCAAACCCCATCTTTAAGCCTATTCCTGAGCCATCAAGATTGGATAGTTTTCTCATAACAAATCAAATTGCCAACTATTGCAACCAAATCAATGG GGTGGCCGGACAAAGCTTCAGTCGACTGTATCTGACGAAGGCTCTTCACGAGAACTAA